The following proteins are co-located in the Labrys monachus genome:
- the trmFO gene encoding methylenetetrahydrofolate--tRNA-(uracil(54)-C(5))-methyltransferase (FADH(2)-oxidizing) TrmFO, which yields MTSSPVHIVGAGLAGSEAAWQLAQAGIPVILHEMRPVQPTQVHKTTDFAELVCSNSFRSDDAQTNAVGLLHEEMRRLDSLIMACGDAHQVPAGGALAVDRDGFSAAVTARLSAHPLVEVRREQVDSLPPEWDNAIIATGPLTSPALAEVVAGLTGEASLAFFDAIAPIVHRDTINMDIAWFQSRYDKPGPGGSGADYINCPMTREQYEAFLDAVIAGDKTSFKDFEGTPYFDGCLPIEVMAERGRETLRFGPMKPVGLTNPRDPTVKPYAIVQLRQDNALATLYNMVGFQTKLKYAEQTRIFRMIPGLESAEFARLGGLHRNTYINSPLLLDGSLRLKSMPRLRFAGQITGCEGYVESASIGLLAGRFAAAERLGVPPLTPPPTTAIGALLGHITGGHLVVEESGPRSFQPMNVNFGLFPPLDVSPKGEDGKRLRGTDKAQAKKRAMSARALQDLAAWIAESGGRPSLLQ from the coding sequence ATGACATCCTCCCCCGTTCATATCGTCGGCGCCGGTCTCGCCGGCTCCGAAGCCGCCTGGCAGCTCGCCCAGGCTGGAATCCCCGTCATCCTGCACGAGATGCGGCCGGTCCAGCCCACCCAGGTGCACAAGACCACCGATTTTGCCGAACTCGTCTGTTCGAACTCCTTCCGCTCCGACGATGCGCAGACCAATGCCGTCGGCCTCCTGCATGAGGAAATGCGGCGGCTGGATTCGCTGATCATGGCATGCGGCGACGCGCATCAGGTCCCGGCCGGCGGTGCGCTGGCGGTCGACCGCGACGGGTTTTCCGCGGCGGTGACGGCCAGGCTCTCGGCCCATCCCCTCGTCGAGGTCCGGCGCGAACAGGTCGATTCCCTGCCGCCGGAATGGGACAATGCCATCATTGCGACGGGCCCCCTCACCTCGCCCGCCCTTGCCGAGGTCGTCGCCGGCCTGACCGGCGAAGCGTCCCTCGCCTTCTTCGACGCGATCGCCCCGATCGTTCACCGCGATACCATCAATATGGACATCGCCTGGTTCCAGTCGCGCTACGACAAGCCCGGCCCCGGCGGCAGCGGCGCGGACTACATCAACTGTCCGATGACCAGGGAGCAATATGAGGCGTTCCTCGACGCCGTCATTGCCGGCGACAAGACGAGCTTCAAGGACTTCGAGGGCACGCCCTATTTCGACGGCTGCCTGCCGATCGAGGTGATGGCCGAGCGCGGCCGCGAAACCCTTCGCTTCGGCCCGATGAAGCCGGTCGGGCTGACGAACCCCAGGGATCCCACCGTCAAGCCTTACGCCATCGTGCAGCTGCGACAGGACAACGCGCTCGCCACGCTGTACAATATGGTCGGCTTCCAGACCAAGCTGAAATATGCCGAGCAGACGCGGATCTTTCGCATGATCCCCGGCCTGGAGAGCGCCGAATTCGCGCGGCTCGGCGGGCTCCACCGCAACACCTACATCAATTCCCCCCTGCTGCTCGACGGCTCCCTGCGGCTGAAATCGATGCCGCGGCTGCGTTTCGCCGGCCAGATCACCGGCTGCGAGGGCTATGTCGAAAGCGCCAGCATCGGCCTGCTCGCCGGGCGCTTCGCCGCCGCCGAACGGCTCGGCGTCCCGCCGCTCACCCCGCCTCCCACCACCGCCATCGGCGCCCTGCTCGGGCACATCACCGGCGGCCATCTCGTCGTCGAGGAAAGCGGGCCGCGTTCGTTCCAGCCGATGAACGTCAATTTCGGCCTGTTCCCGCCGCTCGACGTCAGCCCGAAGGGCGAGGACGGAAAGCGGCTGCGCGGCACGGACAAGGCGCAGGCGAAGAAACGGGCGATGAGCGCGCGCGCCCTTCAGGATCTCGCTGCATGGATCGCCGAGTCGGGCGGCCGGCCCTCACTGCTTCAGTGA
- a CDS encoding phytoene/squalene synthase family protein, with product MTVEDSPVAPADLAYCEDLLRELDRDAWLACLFAPAEHRAGLFALHAFNCEIVRVRDAVSAPLPGEVRLQWWRDLLDDAARGGASGNPVAAALIATIGRYALPRAALTALVDAHVHDLYDDLLPTVTDLEGYCGETASALFRLASLILADGGDAGPADLAGHAGVAQGIAGLLKNAARHAARGQIFVPADIVARHQGAQDDILNGRDSAAARAAFADVTALGRKHLAAALALLPSAPAAVAPAFLPLALIEPVLRRVARPGFNLFRDRAEPPQWRRQWHLWRFGRRLRSLKQ from the coding sequence ATGACGGTCGAGGACAGCCCCGTCGCTCCCGCCGACCTGGCCTATTGCGAAGACCTGCTGCGCGAGCTCGACCGGGACGCCTGGCTCGCCTGCCTGTTCGCGCCCGCCGAGCATCGCGCCGGCCTGTTCGCCCTTCACGCCTTCAATTGCGAGATCGTCCGCGTCCGCGACGCCGTGTCCGCGCCCTTGCCCGGCGAGGTCAGGCTGCAATGGTGGCGGGATCTCCTGGACGATGCCGCCCGGGGAGGCGCGTCGGGCAATCCCGTCGCGGCGGCCCTGATCGCCACGATCGGACGCTACGCACTGCCGCGCGCGGCGCTGACGGCGCTCGTCGATGCCCATGTCCACGATCTCTACGACGATCTGCTTCCGACCGTGACCGATCTGGAAGGCTATTGCGGCGAGACCGCTTCGGCCCTGTTCCGGCTGGCGAGCCTCATCCTGGCGGATGGCGGCGATGCCGGCCCGGCGGATCTCGCCGGGCATGCCGGCGTCGCCCAGGGTATCGCCGGGCTCCTGAAGAACGCGGCGCGCCACGCCGCACGCGGGCAGATCTTTGTGCCGGCCGATATCGTCGCCAGGCATCAGGGCGCGCAGGACGACATCCTCAACGGCCGCGACAGCGCCGCGGCGAGGGCGGCCTTCGCGGACGTCACGGCGCTCGGCCGCAAGCATCTCGCCGCCGCGCTGGCCCTGCTTCCGAGCGCACCGGCTGCGGTCGCGCCCGCCTTCCTGCCGCTCGCCCTCATCGAACCCGTGCTGCGGCGGGTGGCAAGGCCCGGCTTCAATCTCTTCCGCGACCGGGCCGAGCCGCCGCAATGGCGCCGGCAATGGCATTTGTGGCGCTTCGGACGCCGCCTGCGCTCACTGAAGCAGTGA
- a CDS encoding Mth938-like domain-containing protein, which produces MTEPEAAAGERRFLPQVVPIEAYGEGGFRFGGMSHRGSILCLPSGMHAWALAGPAEFSLETFQPVFAEAAGIEILLVGTGGDVAFFPEALRWRFRDHRIGLEVMPTGAAARTWNVLLAEDRRVAAALIAVP; this is translated from the coding sequence ATGACGGAGCCGGAAGCGGCGGCGGGCGAGCGGCGTTTCCTGCCGCAGGTCGTTCCCATCGAAGCCTACGGTGAAGGTGGCTTCCGCTTCGGCGGCATGTCCCATCGCGGCTCGATCCTCTGCCTGCCCTCGGGCATGCATGCCTGGGCGCTGGCCGGCCCGGCCGAATTCTCGCTCGAGACGTTCCAGCCCGTCTTCGCCGAAGCGGCCGGGATCGAGATTCTGCTCGTCGGCACGGGCGGGGACGTCGCCTTCTTTCCCGAGGCGCTCCGCTGGCGATTCCGCGACCACAGGATCGGCCTCGAAGTGATGCCGACCGGCGCGGCGGCGCGCACCTGGAACGTGCTTCTGGCGGAGGACCGGCGCGTCGCCGCCGCGCTGATCGCGGTGCCATGA
- the secF gene encoding protein translocase subunit SecF: protein MRHLRIVPDNTHFSFIRFRRFSFPASAVLSILALVFFFTHGLNYGIDFKGGISMEVSATSGKADIVGARAKLEPLQLGEIQMQEFGSNGQMLIRIAQQPGGDAAQQVAAEKVKAALKGDYTFDSVQVIGPSVSQELVTVGTVGIFVAIACILVYLWFRFDWEFAVGAMIANVHDIALTIGFLSVTQIEFDLTSVAALLTILGYSLNDTVVIYDRIRELLRKFKKKPLPELLDESINATLSRSVITHVTVALALLALLLFGGQAIHSFTATMLFGVVLVGTYTSIFIASPILIYLGLRPGSRSEAEDKPE from the coding sequence GTGCGCCATCTTCGCATTGTCCCCGACAACACCCATTTCAGCTTCATCCGCTTCCGGCGTTTCAGCTTCCCGGCCTCGGCTGTGCTTTCCATCCTGGCCCTGGTGTTCTTCTTCACCCATGGCCTGAATTACGGCATCGACTTCAAGGGCGGCATCTCGATGGAGGTCTCCGCGACCTCCGGCAAGGCGGATATCGTCGGCGCGCGCGCCAAGCTCGAACCGCTGCAGCTGGGCGAGATCCAGATGCAGGAATTCGGCAGCAACGGGCAGATGCTGATCCGCATCGCCCAGCAGCCGGGCGGCGATGCGGCCCAGCAGGTCGCGGCCGAGAAGGTCAAGGCGGCGCTGAAAGGCGACTACACCTTCGACAGCGTGCAGGTCATCGGGCCGAGCGTGTCGCAGGAGTTGGTGACCGTCGGCACCGTCGGCATCTTCGTCGCCATCGCCTGCATCCTGGTCTATCTGTGGTTCCGCTTCGACTGGGAGTTCGCCGTCGGCGCCATGATCGCCAATGTCCACGACATCGCGCTCACCATCGGCTTCCTGTCGGTCACGCAGATCGAGTTCGACCTGACGAGCGTCGCGGCCCTCCTCACCATCCTCGGCTATTCCCTCAACGATACCGTCGTGATCTATGACCGTATTCGCGAGCTGCTGCGCAAGTTCAAGAAGAAGCCGCTTCCCGAACTGCTCGACGAATCGATCAACGCCACGCTCTCGCGCTCCGTGATCACCCATGTTACGGTGGCGCTGGCCCTGCTGGCGCTGCTTCTGTTCGGCGGCCAGGCCATCCACAGCTTCACGGCCACCATGCTCTTCGGCGTCGTCCTGGTCGGCACCTACACGTCGATCTTCATCGCCTCGCCGATCCTGATCTATCTCGGCCTTCGGCCGGGCAGCCGGAGCGAGGCCGAGGACAAGCCGGAGTAG